Proteins encoded together in one Macadamia integrifolia cultivar HAES 741 chromosome 8, SCU_Mint_v3, whole genome shotgun sequence window:
- the LOC122085563 gene encoding CASP-like protein 1, with translation MASKQKLAPESGNFEPEMSSPKPIFMDLCLRILLFTASLTAVVVMVTSNQTKLIQTPLYSFSIPAKFNYSPAYIYFAMALSLSTFYSILSGIASSWILVKPCSSKKLVMKFYLALIACDVVILGAVAAATGCAGAVGYIGLRGNSHANWSEICNVYDKFCRHIGASLVVSLFASVLLVSLVILSAYSVYCLAHKGLN, from the exons ATGGCGTCCAAGCAAAAACTAGCACCAGAGTCTGGCAACTTTGAACCAGAGATGTCCTCTCCAAAACCAATCTTCATGGATTTGTGCCTTCGGATTCTATTGTTCACAGCATCCCTGACAGCCGTGGTAGTCATGGTTACTAGCAATCAGACCAAACTCATCCAGACGCCACTGTACTCCTTCTCTATCCCAGCCAAATTCAATTACTCTCCAGCCTACAT ATACTTCGCAATGGCGCTTTCACTTTCTACCTTTTATAGTATCCTTTCTGGAATTGCTTCCTCATGGATACTTGTGAAGCCTTGTTCTTCAAAGAAGCTAGTGATGAAGTTCTATTTGGCCTTGATTGCTTGTGATGTG GTGATTCTTGGGGCAGTGGCTGCAGCCACCGGATGTGCTGGTGCCGTGGGATATATTGGGTTGAGAGGGAATTCTCATGCGAACTGGAGCGAGATATGCAATGTTTATGACAAGTTCTGTCGGCATATTGGTGCTTCACTTGTAGTGTCTTTGTTTGCTTCTGTTCTTCTTGTCTCACTTGTTATCCTTTCGGCTTACTCTGTTTACTGTTTAGCTCACAAAGGtttgaactag